The following coding sequences are from one Microbacterium wangchenii window:
- a CDS encoding sugar-binding transcriptional regulator, with protein sequence MPSAATRPQDALRAAQLYYLQDLTMEAIASEMHVSRSSVSRLLSFARDSGLVTISIHSPHDARNQLESRVADRFGITAHVVPTPDRISEAERLERTALSAARILTGRVDSAMTVGIAWGSTLSAVARHLPTKRTHDSRVVQMNGAANVRTSGIPYAGEILTRFGSAWSASVHQFPVPALFDDPLTKQAMWRERSVRAVLEIQERVSVFVFGLGSPHADVPSHVYAGDYFDDADRRSIERSGVVGDCATVFYRLDGTSDGIELNERSSGPDLEAVRRIPRRFCVVSSLSKLDSLRGALAAGLITELVVEESLARRLLEVGTAR encoded by the coding sequence ATGCCATCCGCAGCCACGCGACCGCAGGACGCACTGCGCGCCGCGCAGCTGTATTACCTGCAGGACCTCACGATGGAAGCGATCGCGAGCGAGATGCACGTCTCGCGGTCCTCCGTCTCACGCCTGCTCTCCTTCGCGCGAGACAGCGGGCTGGTGACGATCTCGATCCACTCGCCCCACGATGCCCGCAACCAGCTGGAGAGTCGCGTGGCCGACCGGTTCGGGATCACCGCCCACGTCGTGCCCACCCCCGACCGCATCAGCGAGGCCGAGCGACTCGAGCGCACCGCGCTGTCAGCCGCCCGCATCCTCACCGGCCGCGTGGATTCGGCCATGACGGTCGGGATCGCGTGGGGGTCGACCCTGTCCGCCGTCGCCCGTCACCTTCCCACCAAGCGCACGCACGACTCGCGCGTCGTGCAGATGAACGGCGCCGCGAACGTGCGCACGTCGGGCATCCCGTACGCCGGTGAGATCCTCACCCGGTTCGGGTCGGCGTGGTCGGCGTCGGTGCATCAGTTCCCCGTGCCGGCACTGTTCGACGATCCCCTCACCAAGCAGGCGATGTGGCGCGAGCGCTCCGTCCGTGCCGTGCTGGAGATCCAGGAGCGCGTGAGCGTGTTCGTGTTCGGCCTGGGCTCCCCGCATGCCGACGTCCCCTCCCACGTGTACGCCGGGGACTACTTCGACGACGCCGACCGTCGCTCGATCGAGCGCTCCGGCGTCGTCGGCGACTGCGCCACCGTCTTCTACCGCCTGGACGGCACGTCGGATGGCATCGAGCTGAACGAGCGCTCCAGCGGTCCCGACCTGGAGGCGGTCCGCCGCATCCCCCGGCGGTTCTGCGTCGTGTCCAGCCTGTCGAAGCTCGACAGCCTCCGCGGTGCGCTGGCGGCCGGGCTGATCACCGAACTCGTCGTGGAGGAATCCCTCGCCCGGCGGCTGCTGGAAGTCGGCACGGCGCGCTGA
- the dhaM gene encoding dihydroxyacetone kinase phosphoryl donor subunit DhaM, protein MIGIVVVSHSAPLAAAAVDLALQMGGDSPPPIDVAAGTADAGFGTDAAEIAAAIDRVASDDGVLVLMDLGSAILSAEMAREFVQTDARIVLSPAPFVEGLVAAVVAAAAGSPLETVATQVRGALDAKRAQLGEDSGAAGAESAAPGGSPAPSSDGQASFEAVIRNPSGLHARPAAAFVRAVGRFDARVQVADLDAGSAPAAGDSLLALMSLGVRPGTRIRVSATGPQAQEAVDELRTMVEDGFGEL, encoded by the coding sequence GTGATCGGCATCGTCGTGGTCTCCCACAGTGCGCCCCTGGCCGCGGCTGCCGTGGATCTGGCCCTGCAGATGGGGGGCGACTCCCCGCCGCCGATCGACGTGGCCGCCGGCACCGCCGATGCCGGCTTCGGCACCGACGCGGCCGAGATCGCCGCCGCCATCGACCGGGTCGCCTCCGACGACGGCGTGCTCGTGCTGATGGACCTCGGCTCCGCCATCCTCAGCGCGGAGATGGCGCGGGAGTTCGTGCAGACCGACGCGCGCATCGTGCTCAGTCCCGCCCCCTTCGTCGAGGGGCTCGTCGCCGCCGTCGTGGCCGCCGCGGCGGGGTCGCCTCTGGAGACCGTGGCGACGCAGGTGCGCGGGGCGCTGGATGCCAAGCGCGCTCAGCTGGGCGAGGACTCCGGTGCGGCGGGCGCCGAATCCGCCGCACCCGGGGGCTCCCCCGCGCCGTCCTCCGACGGCCAGGCGTCGTTCGAGGCGGTCATCCGCAACCCCTCCGGGCTGCACGCGCGCCCCGCCGCGGCCTTCGTCCGGGCCGTCGGGCGCTTCGACGCGCGCGTGCAGGTGGCCGATCTGGACGCGGGCTCGGCGCCGGCGGCCGGCGACAGCCTCCTGGCCCTCATGTCGCTGGGGGTGCGACCGGGCACACGCATCCGCGTGAGCGCCACGGGTCCGCAGGCCCAGGAGGCCGTGGACGAACTGCGGACGATGGTGGAGGACGGCTTCGGCGAGCTGTGA
- the dhaL gene encoding dihydroxyacetone kinase subunit DhaL — MSVTPAELTAWITRFDALIAEHEAELTALDSEIGDADHGSNMARGMNAVVAKLSTDPPATPAELGKTVGMTLVSTVGGASGPLYGTLFLRLGTSAGDRTELDAAELGAALRAGVEGVVARGKAEPGDKTMIDALLPAVDAWDAAVGAGADAAPAAAAALEAAEKGRDATIPLVARKGRASYLGERSAGHMDPGAASSTLLIAALRDALEAAA; from the coding sequence ATGTCGGTCACGCCAGCGGAGCTGACGGCCTGGATCACGCGTTTCGACGCCCTCATCGCCGAGCACGAGGCGGAACTCACCGCCCTGGACTCCGAGATCGGCGACGCCGACCACGGGTCGAACATGGCCCGCGGCATGAATGCCGTCGTGGCCAAGCTCTCCACCGACCCGCCGGCGACGCCGGCCGAGCTCGGCAAGACGGTCGGCATGACCCTGGTCTCCACGGTGGGCGGGGCCAGCGGACCGCTGTACGGCACGCTCTTCCTGCGCCTGGGCACCTCCGCGGGCGATCGCACCGAGCTGGACGCCGCCGAGCTGGGCGCGGCCCTGCGCGCGGGAGTGGAGGGCGTCGTGGCACGCGGCAAGGCGGAGCCCGGTGACAAGACCATGATCGACGCCCTCCTGCCCGCCGTGGATGCGTGGGATGCGGCCGTCGGCGCAGGGGCGGACGCGGCCCCTGCCGCGGCAGCCGCTCTGGAGGCGGCGGAGAAGGGGCGCGACGCCACGATCCCCCTCGTGGCGCGGAAGGGCCGGGCCAGCTACCTCGGCGAGCGCAGCGCCGGCCATATGGATCCGGGGGCGGCGTCCTCGACGCTGCTCATCGCGGCGCTGCGCGATGCGCTGGAGGCGGCGGCGTGA
- the dhaK gene encoding dihydroxyacetone kinase subunit DhaK yields MKKLINAPAGVLTDSLRGVQAAHPELRVDTEHRVIYRGEPTRAGKVALVSGGGSGHEPMHGGFVGLGMLDAAAAGEVFTSPTPDQVLEATKGADSGAGVLHIVKNYTGDVLNFEMAAELAAAEGIRVESVVVADDVAVQDSTWTAGRRGTGTTVILEKVVGAAAEEGADLDAVAALARQVSASGRSMGIALTSCTVPAAGKPTFDLPDDQMEVGVGIHGEPGRERVPLASAHDIARMLVDPILADFDAAGPAIVLLSGLGGTPLIELYLMYGEVAALLTEAGIDVRRCLVGDYITSLDMAGCSLTVVKADDELIRLWDAPVVTPGLRWGA; encoded by the coding sequence ATGAAGAAACTCATCAACGCACCCGCCGGTGTCCTCACCGACTCCCTGCGCGGCGTGCAGGCCGCGCATCCCGAGCTGCGCGTGGACACCGAGCACCGTGTCATCTACCGCGGGGAGCCCACCCGCGCCGGCAAGGTGGCACTGGTCTCCGGAGGCGGTTCCGGCCACGAACCCATGCACGGCGGTTTCGTCGGCCTCGGGATGCTCGACGCCGCAGCGGCGGGCGAGGTGTTCACCTCCCCCACGCCCGACCAGGTGCTCGAAGCCACCAAGGGCGCCGACTCCGGCGCCGGAGTGCTCCACATCGTGAAGAACTACACCGGAGACGTCCTGAACTTCGAGATGGCGGCCGAGCTCGCCGCCGCCGAGGGGATCAGGGTCGAATCGGTCGTGGTCGCCGACGACGTCGCGGTGCAGGACTCCACGTGGACGGCGGGACGGCGCGGCACCGGCACCACCGTGATCCTGGAGAAGGTCGTCGGTGCCGCCGCCGAGGAGGGCGCCGACCTGGATGCGGTGGCGGCGCTGGCGCGGCAGGTCAGCGCGAGCGGGCGGTCGATGGGCATCGCTCTCACCAGCTGCACGGTCCCCGCCGCCGGCAAGCCCACCTTCGACCTCCCCGACGACCAGATGGAGGTGGGCGTCGGGATCCACGGCGAGCCCGGGCGCGAGCGCGTGCCGCTGGCCTCGGCGCACGACATCGCGCGCATGCTGGTGGACCCGATCCTCGCCGACTTCGACGCGGCGGGTCCGGCGATCGTGCTGCTGTCGGGCCTGGGCGGCACGCCGCTGATCGAGCTCTACCTCATGTACGGGGAGGTCGCTGCGCTGCTGACCGAGGCGGGGATCGACGTGCGTCGCTGCCTGGTGGGCGACTACATCACGAGCCTGGACATGGCGGGATGCTCCCTCACCGTCGTGAAGGCCGATGACGAGCTGATCCGCCTGTGGGATGCCCCCGTGGTGACACCGGGGCTGCGGTGGGGGGCGTGA